A stretch of the Aegilops tauschii subsp. strangulata cultivar AL8/78 chromosome 4, Aet v6.0, whole genome shotgun sequence genome encodes the following:
- the LOC109770744 gene encoding UDP-glucose 6-dehydrogenase 2, with amino-acid sequence MVKICCIGAGYVGGPTMAVIALKCPDVEVVVVDISEARIAGWNSDRLPIYEPGLDDVVKRCRGRNLFFSTDVERYVGEADVVFVSVNTPTKTRGLGAGKAADLTYWESAARMIADVSRSDKIVVEKSTVPVKTAEAIEKILAHNGRGVRYQILSNPEFLAEGTAVRDLFAPDRVLIGGRETPEGQAAVKVLKDVYARWVPEDRIITTNLWSAELSKLAANAFLAQRISSVNAISALCEATGADVTEVACSIGKDSRIGPRFLSASVGFGGSCFQKDILNLVYICECYGLPEVADYWRQVIGINDYQKSRFVNRVVSSMFNTVAGKKVAVLGFAFKKDTGDTRETPAIDVCRGLLGDKAVVSIYDPQVTEEQVRRDLAMNKFDWDHPRHLQPVGEPADQPVAVTSDAYEAAHDAHAVCILTEWEEFRNLDYRRMYDLMQKPAFVFDGRNIVDPEKLRDIGFIVYAIGKPLDQWLKDMPAVAS; translated from the coding sequence ATGGTGAAGATCTGCTGCATCGGCGCGGGCTACGTGGGCGGCCCGACGATGGCGGTGATCGCGCTCAAGTGCCCGGacgtggaggtggtggtggtggacaTCTCCGAGGCGCGCATCGCCGGCTGGAACAGCGACCGCCTCCCCATCTACGAGCCCGGCCTGGACGACGTCGTCAAGCGGTGCCGCGGCCGCAACCTCTTCTTCAGCACCGACGTGGAGCGGTACGTGGGCGAGGCGGAcgtcgtcttcgtctccgtcAACACCCCCACCAAGACCCGCGGCCTCGGCGCCGGCAAGGCCGCCGACCTCACCTACTGGGAGAGCGCCGCGCGCATGATCGCCGACGTCTCCCGCTCCGACAAGATCGTGGTCGAGAAGTCCACCGTGCCCGTCAAGACCGCCGAGGCCATCGAGAAGATCCTCGCCCACAACGGCCGCGGCGTCCGCTACCAGATCCTGTCCAACCCGGAGTTCCTCGCCGAGGGCACCGCCGTGCGGGACCTCTTCGCGCCCGACCGCGTCCTCATCGGCGGCCGGGAGACCCCCGAGGGCCAAGCCGCCGTGAAGGTCCTCAAGGACGTGTACGCGCGCTGGGTCCCCGAGGACCGCATCATCACCACCAACCTCTGGTCGGCCGAGCTGTCCAAGCTCGCCGCCAACGCCTTCCTCGCGCAGCGCATCTCCTCCGTCAACGCCATCTCCGCGCTCTGCGAGGCCACCGGCGCCGACGTCACCGAGGTGGCCTGCTCCATCGGCAAGGACTCGCGCATCGGCCCGCGCTTCCTCTCCGCCAGCGTCGGCTTCGGCGGCTCCTGCTTCCAGAAGGACATCCTCAACCTCGTCTACATCTGCGAGTGCTACGGCCTCCCCGAGGTGGCGGACTACTGGCGGCAGGTCATCGGCATCAACGACTACCAGAAGAGCCGCTTCGTCAACCGCGTCGTCTCCTCCATGTTCAACACCGTCGCCGGGAAGAAGGTGGCCGTGCTGGGGTTCGCCTTCAAGAAGGACACCGGCGACACGCGCGAGACGCCGGCCATCGACGTGTGCCGGGGCCTGCTCGGGGACAAGGCCGTCGTCAGCATCTACGACCCGCAGGTGACGGAGGAGCAGGTGAGGCGCGACCTCGCCATGAACAAGTTCGACTGGGACCACCCGCGCCACCTGCAGCCCGTGGGCGAGCCCGCCGATCAGCCCGTCGCCGTCACGTCGGACGCGTACGAGGCCGCCCACGACGCGCACGCCGTCTGCATCCTGACCGAGTGGGAGGAGTTCAGGAACCTCGACTACAGGCGCATGTATGACCTCATGCAGAAGCCGGCTTTCGTCTTCGACGGCCGCAACATCGTCGACCCGGAGAAGCTCCGGGACATCGGATTCATCGTATACGCCATTGGCAAGCCGCTTGATCAGTGGCTCAAGGACATGCCAGCCGTCGCCTCCTGA